CCTAAATCACCGCCCAGTACCGTGGCCTTTTTGTGGACCACAGGACCTATACCACCGGCCTTGACGATGGTCcacaccaaaaacaagatTCCGGCAATTGGTGTCACATAGGCCTTGAACGTGAACAAGTGTCTCACTTGATGAGGAGGAAACCAGATGGCTGGCAACGAGAACAACCAgaataagaagaaacttAAAAACTCAAAACTGGTGAAATCACTGCTGATGTGGTTAGGAATTCGGGTGTTCAAGTCGTTACCAAAGATggacttcaacatcacctcTATACATGGTCCAGCAATGGCACATTGCACACCATACCACACACAACTCATCACCACTCTGTTGAAAATAGGCCATAACGACCCATATATTCCAAATGAAGATCTGGCAGCCACTGGGAACGAGATGTGATACACAATACCAACTCTCGAACCCAAAGACACAAAGATACCACATAAAAAGTATCCAACCCACACCGAAAGCCAGGTTTGCCACCAGTTCATGGTGGCCACTCCAGTAGAGGCAATCTGCCAAGTACTGATATTGAAAGAATCGGCAACCCAGAAAAATACATAATTGTACCAAGACCAAGTTCTTCTGGCATTTTCAACCGGCTTCAAGTCATAATTGACCAAAAACATCTGTGAAGTGGTTAAATCGCCCTTCTCTTGcacctccaacttcttcgaCAACCGGGACCAAAATCCACCTTTGTCTTCGTATTCAGATAATTCACCTTCGATGGAGTCCGACTCATTCTTGACGCTGACATTATTAGTTTTCTCAGCCTTTGTGCTGAAGTTGCTGGCACTCATATTGCAAAGGTTAAGCTTCTTATAATTTTACAAAAAAACACACGGGATAACCAAGATATTTATAAAGCCAGAGAAAAAGTCTTATAGCTCATCTTTTCCTATTGAACGATAAGAGCGTGAGATCGATAATAATAGAAAGGCAATTTGGTGCAtacaaatttttcaagatcctGCATGAACAAACGCAATTAGATAATTTTGGCGCTCCAATGACAACTGTTACTCATTAAGTTGATGGGCCGGCAGGTCCCCCTTCCAACCAAGATAACAGGTGATAGATCCAAGGAGTAGGTATAGGTGTTATCTACGGTAATCAACTGTTGGGACCCGCCTCCCGCTTAGCACATCGCTGGCCCGTCCAACCGGGGCCGACTCACATGCAGTTACTTTCCTCAGAACGGCCCGCATATCCTTCGCGTGTCCAGATACAAAGGGTGCGTAATCCTTATAGTAAAGGGACAAGCTATCAACACCTTTCCAATTTTGACTCTCGTTACAGAAAACGAGACTCTCTCTTAGGGGATTCCTCTTGTATTTATATTTTAGCTGAGATAACAAATGCCGTTTCCTGGCCGGCGAAAGTTCTTATCTTGCTTTGCCAATTGCGTGATAGGGGTTTTGTTGTGTTATCTGCCGATTATTTTTTTTGTACTATGACTTCCGTTTTGAATACCCAAGGTGGGTACTTTGCGGACTCAGATTCTAATCTATTGTTACCAATGTTCGTGGAAGTATTTGCAAGACTCGGATGACTTTGGTATTGTTtccatttttgatgagttGGGGTCACTTATTCCATGCTTCATTGCATATCGCTTCCTGAAAATAAGGCTGTGGGAATTAATTGGCCCTCTTTAATTTCCCTAGTTTAAGAGGGGCCTCCTACCCCTGGCTCGCATTGGGTTGCGCCGATCGGGTTGCTTTCTACACGAATCCTTAGGTCAAGCCGTGCGATAACAAACCTCACACTTGTGCTAATAGGAGCGGGGATAGGGTTCCTAAAAGAGGTGCAATTACAGGAGTGGTTTATTCGCTTGCAGATAAGTTTGATTACCGCTGGGGAATGTTGAAATGAGATCTTTTGGAGGTCCTTGAAGACCAAGTTCGCTCTACTTCAGTTTAGTCTCTTTTGTAATTCTTGCGAACTTTACAGAGTTTGGTCATTTATAATATTCTAGGAAGGCACAGGTCGAGAATCTCTTTCATGGCGTATGACATACCGTAAACCTTGCTCCCGTGACGGTCGTAAATTAGAATGCGAATTCATACCTACAATAGAAGATGCTGACCCATACTACCATACTGCTGCAATAATTTGTGTACTGTAGTCACCTTGTAATTCTTCATCTTATAGAAGGCTTTTGTGGAATATAAAGCTCCCAGTCCCATATTCAACTGGCTGATGTTATTTATCCAGCGTACAGTACATTATTTGAGTCTTTTGTGCACAGCTTCAAAGGGGTTAAGCTGCCGTCTGGTggtggctgcgaaattaTTTCCATGTTGAAGTACAAACAAGTTTTAGTCAATAtcagaaagaagaaccagGTAGAATCTCCCATGTAAACAATACGGGTACTCCAAGGTTCCATCATGAGTAGTCAGTTTCACAATTTCTGACTGGTTCTGACTGGTTCTTATTCATCCGACATAGCCACGTACTTAGTGTCCCTCTCTACACCCCTTTCCTCTCTCTGTAGAAGACTACTTGGACTGATCTGAACCTCCCAGAACTATTCTGTTCTCCTCTACCCCCCTGAACCCCCTCAAAAATGTCTATTAACGgtcttccaccaaatggCTAATTTCCGCCAGTGCACTGCCGATTTGGATGCTGCGGAGAAATATTATCGTTAACTCACTAATCATAACTGTGTTCATATGGCCCCAACCAAGGAATTCGACCCTCCACGAGACGAGGAGCTTCTACCGAGTGTTCCTCTTCCTGAGTTGATCACCTATATTCTACCGGATTTCTCGGCCTTCAAGCATTTCCAGCGGGATTTCGAACAACTGAATGAGTTCCATTTGATCGAGTACACCAAAACCACAGGATTCGATATATATTTGGTGGAACAATGGGTCAACAACCGCCTGATAGGTTCTCTCATATCCACTTACACGGGAAATACCAATAACGAGGTCCGGGTCGTTAAACTCACGGTGGTCAAAAAACCGTCTAAATTTTACCCTATACGATTCCAAGAATATTTGAGTGAACTAGTCACAAACCATGCAAAACTTAAACAGATGAACTTGCCACCCGAAGATAGTGAAAATCAAGAGAGCGAAGTCAGGAATCCTTCGGTCGGTGGAAGCAATGAAGAGTATTtgttcatcaccaatatcacTTCCTTACCATCACATTTGAGTTTAATCCCTATATTGGGAGGTGATATTAGAGTCGTGGAAGATGAATTTGTGGTGAACTCTAACTTGAAGAGACTCCGGTGCAGTGGAAGATCTATTTCCTTGATCACCCCCAAGATCTCTGATGCCAATGAAGACAAATTCAGACGGATGTACCGAATCTATAACTTGAACGTTCCCATTAAGTTTGCGGTTAgagaattgatcaacattATCCAAACGTGTTTGTTTTATTTCGATCTTTTGGATGCCCGGTACTGTGATGGGCTATTATGCAACAAGACTGAAGAAGCCATAATAAATTGGTGGAATTTGATAGGTTTACCGCATTTCAACATCAGACCTAACCACAGCGATGGTATTTTGCCTTCACGTACAGTGGCGGCCATTATCAGTTTGACCATAAGCATCAAGATTCGACTTCAAATTTTTGGTGGCTGTGACGTACCAAAAGATCcctttgactttgaaaactttaTGATCTCCATTGGCGAATTCCAAAGACAAGTtaagttggagaagaagagaaagttgGATATTGAAACTCTAGGTAAACTTTTCTACATCACCAGCCAAAAGATAAATCCCGACAGAGAAAAGCACAAAATTGATTACGAAGCTGGAGATATTTCCATCGAAAATATCAGCACTAATTCTTTTGCAACTGGGGCAATCTTTCCCTCGACTCCccagaagaaaaacaagaGCTacaccaaagaaatcagaaAATTGACGAGTGCTGTGAAAAACACCGTCCAAGATAGAATCTCTACTGTTAATAAGCCTGATGACGGGATAAAGACTGAAGCTTCCCCCAACAAGACTTCGGGAAGATTGAGAGAACGGTTAGCCAAGCTTGGTGAATCAAGTAATCCATCTGAAGTTGAaaccttgaacttggaattgttgGTCAATAATCATTTGGTTGGCAGAACTTTAAAAAGATTATGGTATGGGTTGAGTGAACATAAAACGGACGCttcattgttgttggataaaGATCCCCTGGTGAGAAAAGATTTGTTGACAAGTCCTCGGCTTACTTCTGTTCGTTCTTTTGATCACCATTCTCATCACCC
The window above is part of the Yamadazyma tenuis chromosome 4, complete sequence genome. Proteins encoded here:
- a CDS encoding uncharacterized protein (EggNog:ENOG503NVRW; COG:S), producing the protein MAPTKEFDPPRDEELLPSVPLPELITYILPDFSAFKHFQRDFEQSNEFHLIEYTKTTGFDIYLVEQWVNNRSIGSLISTYTGNTNNEVRVVKLTVVKKPSKFYPIRFQEYLSELVTNHAKLKQMNLPPEDSENQESEVRNPSVGGSNEEYLFITNITSLPSHLSLIPILGGDIRVVEDEFVVNSNLKRLRCSGRSISLITPKISDANEDKFRRMYRIYNLNVPIKFAVRELINIIQTCLFYFDLLDARYCDGLLCNKTEEAIINWWNLIGLPHFNIRPNHSDGILPSRTVAAIISLTISIKIRLQIFGGCDVPKDPFDFENFMISIGEFQRQVKLEKKRKLDIETLGKLFYITSQKINPDREKHKIDYEAGDISIENISTNSFATGAIFPSTPQKKNKSYTKEIRKLTSAVKNTVQDRISTVNKPDDGIKTEASPNKTSGRLRERLAKLGESSNPSEVETLNLELLVNNHLVGRTLKRLWYGLSEHKTDASLLLDKDPSPHSNDSSTNTNKLYKFVSLRDSIANTQKIYYETSRYSRGLNRMKLGLQRNLLLPQQKKLYPNASALRRSHTQKFNPNLINSLSTVDALLKIPSDNSDDAKKPNFIIKEQPPKKCSAPNSQDIIVRFDKGLNRRNSFPFVQDSGETNLNLLELTYEGGAEICKKSTLVRRHSHSILQEYDSDLITLEKVSVNYLNDMKCLIESDIYKKSLQEENSGMNNSTLEKKYKNLDSDLQKLKSNNKQLCTSKAKLHNEDLPSVIEANMRNLSPNIDRLVYESRIIIKRINELEQNSKILKAKSKDQSYTKINNIVNDLIYSHRFHRVFKNQEERTEILLKLTGGNEEMVQMVEREINHEEESAGFFRIFVMFLWEMIILIFQLFKFDRSKMNLDRIRQTWVKLDPNRKYINRAYEFVGYEPTGSSESGSRSSRRGSTFSSSGTVNED